In a genomic window of candidate division WOR-3 bacterium:
- the tpiA gene encoding triose-phosphate isomerase, giving the protein MTIHQPLVAGNWKMHKNIRETREFLHSLIKLLRHPLPCEVAIFPPFTSLPAAAEILTDSAIALGAQNVHWEPAGAFTGEISPLFLVELGCRYCIIGHSERRLLFGETDEICNRKIKAAQSADLRPILCCGETLEERNAHQTIEILRRQLEKGLNGITSTSLDIAYEPVWAIGTGHTATPDQAAEIHNWIHLWLRNRFGDAADRIRVLYGGSVKPENAMALIRQTGVDGLLVGGASLDVNAFSIIVNSFK; this is encoded by the coding sequence ATGACCATTCATCAACCACTTGTTGCCGGCAACTGGAAAATGCACAAGAACATTCGTGAAACCCGGGAGTTCCTTCACTCTCTGATTAAACTGCTGCGCCACCCCTTGCCCTGTGAAGTCGCGATATTCCCGCCGTTCACCTCTCTCCCAGCGGCAGCTGAAATACTGACCGATTCCGCGATTGCCTTGGGCGCTCAGAATGTCCACTGGGAACCGGCCGGTGCCTTTACCGGTGAAATCTCACCGCTGTTTCTGGTCGAACTCGGCTGTCGCTACTGCATTATTGGCCATTCGGAACGGCGCCTTCTGTTTGGCGAGACTGATGAAATCTGTAATCGCAAGATAAAAGCAGCTCAGTCGGCAGATCTTAGACCGATTCTCTGCTGCGGCGAAACTCTTGAGGAACGCAACGCCCATCAGACAATTGAAATCCTGCGGCGCCAGCTGGAAAAGGGGCTGAATGGCATAACCAGCACCAGTCTTGATATTGCCTATGAACCGGTCTGGGCGATCGGCACGGGACACACTGCCACGCCAGATCAGGCCGCGGAAATTCACAACTGGATTCATCTCTGGTTGCGAAACCGTTTTGGCGATGCTGCGGATCGGATCCGTGTGCTCTATGGAGGCAGCGTCAAACCGGAAAATGCAATGGCACTAATCCGCCAAACCGGAGTCGACGGGCTGCTGGTCGGCGGCGCAAGCCTTGATGTCAATGCCTTCAGCATCATCGTCAACTCCTTTAAGTAA
- a CDS encoding tetratricopeptide repeat protein, producing the protein MFFFIILILLMAVAVLTFLLIRSERRNRRSQLKTGQLEQVIERLMPLAYSRYYTRLGQLQRRLGIVFIDHLPMTRDSDVKKLFETGLKFAEQNYWDRACQIWNEGKGKAREDELAALHFLCAGCLVMKGQMVQARADLEQAARILRHTGNKNGLAAVLYLLATFNSEEQNRSLVKRQLAEVIALCHKTGDDDLRVKALVRLAEIYQHDGLDEQAIDCHRQALRVFELKRNFSAASGQYRSIGDIHLARGELDKARAAYEDSLHLARESRSRMAEAEGLLAIGIVHRLQRDYKRAIDVFDRAMHIFQDINYFKGQARVLHELALAHEKYNEPDIAREFFEQALTFARRLRDTKLIIDNLLGLGMNAILQYHLEEAQRLIEEAQVAANECGRTQEVVRVKIVRARFFIATRKFEQAVQLLNEIVELPASVLDRKHRTRAYLELIRALIRSGRISAAERALKQFWHLLRGIQDEELTADGWFETGLLKFVSKDTASARRYFEQAYIFHQKVNASRAMAIDLFYLGKLMYQEQMPTEAQIRLTEALQIAKESNDISIQAEIITLLGDIKHGLHDISAVSNYSQALELYRTIGDEQQQAQVLMKLGMVFYQDGVWDKARPSLEQALMIFQRLNARENAESVLSLLNKMPADDIGLKLATGS; encoded by the coding sequence ATGTTTTTTTTCATTATTCTCATTTTGCTGATGGCAGTTGCGGTATTAACATTTTTGCTCATACGGTCGGAACGTAGAAATCGCAGATCTCAGTTGAAGACTGGACAGCTTGAGCAGGTTATTGAGCGGCTGATGCCGCTGGCATATTCCAGATATTATACTCGGCTGGGACAGCTTCAGCGGCGTTTAGGCATAGTCTTCATTGATCATCTGCCGATGACGAGGGATTCAGATGTAAAGAAGTTGTTCGAAACCGGTCTGAAGTTTGCGGAGCAGAATTACTGGGATCGGGCTTGTCAGATTTGGAACGAAGGAAAGGGGAAGGCACGGGAAGATGAATTGGCAGCACTGCACTTTCTTTGTGCAGGATGCCTGGTTATGAAAGGACAGATGGTCCAAGCACGCGCAGATTTGGAACAGGCAGCTAGGATATTACGGCACACCGGTAATAAAAACGGTTTGGCTGCGGTGCTCTATCTTCTGGCAACATTTAACAGTGAAGAACAAAATCGGTCATTAGTCAAAAGGCAACTTGCTGAGGTAATTGCGCTTTGCCACAAGACAGGTGACGATGATCTGCGGGTTAAGGCGCTGGTTCGCCTGGCGGAAATATACCAACATGATGGTCTGGATGAGCAGGCAATTGATTGTCACCGACAGGCTTTGAGAGTGTTTGAGCTCAAAAGGAATTTCAGTGCTGCAAGTGGTCAATACCGGTCGATCGGAGACATTCATTTGGCAAGAGGGGAACTCGATAAAGCACGGGCGGCTTATGAAGACAGTCTGCATCTGGCAAGAGAGAGCCGCAGTCGAATGGCAGAGGCAGAAGGTCTTCTGGCGATTGGCATTGTCCATCGCCTGCAACGTGATTACAAGAGGGCAATTGATGTTTTTGACCGGGCGATGCATATTTTTCAGGACATCAATTATTTCAAGGGTCAGGCCCGAGTCTTGCACGAACTGGCGCTGGCACATGAGAAGTATAATGAACCTGATATCGCCCGGGAGTTTTTTGAACAGGCACTGACATTTGCCCGGAGACTAAGGGATACGAAATTAATCATTGACAATTTGTTAGGTTTGGGGATGAATGCAATACTGCAGTATCATTTGGAAGAGGCACAGAGGTTGATTGAGGAAGCGCAGGTTGCCGCAAACGAGTGCGGACGGACTCAGGAAGTCGTGCGGGTAAAAATTGTCCGTGCAAGATTTTTTATCGCCACTCGTAAATTTGAGCAGGCAGTACAGTTATTAAACGAAATCGTTGAACTGCCGGCGTCAGTGCTTGACCGCAAGCACAGGACAAGGGCATATCTGGAATTGATACGCGCACTAATACGAAGTGGCAGAATTTCAGCGGCAGAAAGGGCATTGAAACAATTCTGGCATCTACTGAGAGGAATTCAAGATGAGGAGTTGACAGCAGATGGGTGGTTTGAAACCGGACTACTTAAATTTGTAAGCAAGGACACGGCCTCTGCCCGCCGGTATTTTGAGCAGGCATATATATTTCACCAGAAAGTGAATGCAAGTCGAGCGATGGCGATCGATTTGTTTTATCTGGGTAAGTTGATGTATCAAGAGCAGATGCCGACAGAAGCACAAATCCGGCTGACTGAAGCGTTACAGATTGCTAAAGAATCGAATGATATCAGTATTCAGGCTGAGATAATTACGCTTTTGGGAGATATCAAACACGGTCTGCATGATATCAGTGCAGTCAGTAATTATAGTCAGGCGCTGGAGCTCTACCGAACGATTGGCGATGAACAACAGCAGGCTCAAGTTCTGATGAAACTGGGCATGGTGTTCTACCAAGATGGTGTTTGGGATAAGGCAAGACCAAGCCTGGAACAGGCTTTAATGATTTTTCAACGGTTGAATGCCCGGGAAAATGCTGAGTCAGTTCTGTCACTGCTGAATAAGATGCCGGCAGATGATATCGGTTTGAAGTTAGCAACCGGTTCCTAA
- the gap gene encoding type I glyceraldehyde-3-phosphate dehydrogenase codes for MAEKVKLGINGFGRIGRLVGRLVSRHPRIELAAINDVTDAPTLAHLMKYDSVHGIFREEVRTEGQNLIIAGRPANVLMVKNPAEINWGALGVDIVLESTGLFRSLEKAGGHLTAGARKVVISAPPKGEGIKSIVMGINHNIYDPASDHIISNASCTTNCVVPVAKVLHENFRIRHGYMTTVHAYTNDQRILDLPHSDLRRARAAAMSMIPTSTGAAKLIGVIFPELKGKIDGMAIRVPTPDVSIVDLACVVEKKTSIEEVNAAFRTAAEGNLKGIIEYLTAPLVSVDLVGNPHSAIFDASLTSVVDGNLVKVYAWYDNEYGYACRLVDLIDYIAERL; via the coding sequence ATGGCTGAAAAAGTAAAACTGGGTATCAACGGCTTTGGAAGAATTGGCAGACTGGTAGGCAGACTGGTCAGCCGCCATCCGCGAATTGAGCTTGCGGCGATTAATGATGTCACTGACGCACCGACCCTGGCCCATCTGATGAAGTATGACTCGGTTCACGGCATATTCCGTGAGGAAGTCCGGACTGAAGGCCAAAACCTGATTATCGCCGGCAGACCGGCAAATGTCCTCATGGTAAAAAATCCCGCAGAAATCAACTGGGGCGCGCTGGGCGTTGATATTGTCCTTGAATCAACCGGACTGTTCCGAAGTCTGGAAAAGGCAGGCGGTCACCTCACGGCCGGTGCTCGCAAGGTAGTGATCTCCGCCCCTCCCAAAGGTGAAGGAATTAAATCCATTGTCATGGGAATAAATCATAATATTTATGACCCGGCATCAGACCATATCATCTCTAATGCCTCCTGCACAACCAACTGTGTCGTACCGGTAGCCAAAGTGCTGCATGAGAACTTCCGGATCCGTCATGGCTATATGACCACTGTCCACGCTTACACTAACGACCAACGAATTCTCGATCTCCCCCACTCAGATCTGCGCCGTGCCCGGGCTGCGGCCATGTCGATGATTCCCACCAGCACCGGGGCTGCCAAATTGATCGGAGTTATCTTCCCGGAACTCAAGGGCAAAATTGACGGCATGGCAATTCGTGTACCGACCCCCGATGTCTCGATTGTCGACCTTGCCTGCGTTGTGGAGAAAAAAACCTCGATTGAAGAAGTAAATGCTGCGTTCCGGACCGCAGCGGAAGGCAATCTCAAGGGCATAATTGAGTACCTGACTGCTCCTCTGGTCTCAGTTGACCTAGTGGGGAATCCCCATTCGGCGATATTTGATGCCAGTCTCACCTCCGTGGTCGACGGCAATCTGGTGAAAGTATATGCCTGGTACGACAATGAATACGGTTACGCCTGCCGGCTTGTGGACCTGATTGACTATATCGCCGAAAGGCTCTAA
- a CDS encoding transglutaminase-like domain-containing protein — protein MRRLTVVIFYLAFLFCSNRPVSSMSGQAVTGTDYGEVWLATYLAGMKIGYGVLKYNRSNGGFNFDYATRMTVGMLGKKQTVNVHSHVATDENLALRSFEFRMSSQDGSFTARGRCEDGRFVLETGNGTRVIHPTRKLYPIEALGIIVTRSQPEPGTRLNYLTFDGAVLDTMGTEVEVLGKEMFKIGETAVPALKMKVRRAKFDMTVWVDENGMTLKEDSPMGISSVRVGSEQALAGEAGYPLDLLRIFAVRVDTIIPEGRRWRRMVLTVSEIDTALLPASDENQRIITVEGGDVRMEIKIALPDSTVKLPVDTCREFLKPTVTIQSTAPEIVRTARQIVNGTDNAAAAVQEITDWVFRSLQKEAVASLPNAVDVLKNMKGDCNEHAVLFAALSRAAGIPAKVAVGLVYLRDGFYYHAWNEVYLGKWVPVDATFGEFPASAVRLKLAEGELSEQAQVLGVVSRIKIRVLEFE, from the coding sequence ATGAGGCGGCTAACGGTTGTTATTTTTTACCTTGCTTTCCTGTTCTGCAGTAACCGGCCGGTGTCCAGCATGTCCGGTCAGGCAGTAACTGGCACAGACTATGGGGAGGTGTGGTTAGCTACTTATCTTGCCGGAATGAAGATCGGTTATGGTGTGCTTAAATATAATCGAAGTAATGGCGGTTTTAATTTTGATTATGCCACCCGAATGACCGTGGGTATGCTGGGGAAAAAGCAGACGGTTAATGTCCATTCCCACGTCGCTACTGATGAAAATCTGGCACTGCGGTCGTTTGAATTCAGGATGAGTTCACAGGATGGTTCTTTTACGGCACGGGGCAGGTGTGAAGACGGCAGATTTGTGCTTGAAACTGGCAATGGAACGAGGGTAATTCACCCGACGAGAAAGTTGTATCCGATCGAAGCGTTAGGGATAATAGTGACAAGAAGCCAGCCTGAACCCGGCACGCGTTTGAATTATCTGACATTCGATGGTGCGGTGCTTGATACGATGGGGACGGAAGTGGAGGTGCTGGGAAAGGAAATGTTCAAAATCGGTGAGACAGCGGTTCCGGCGCTGAAAATGAAGGTAAGGCGGGCAAAGTTTGATATGACAGTTTGGGTGGATGAAAATGGTATGACTCTGAAGGAGGATTCGCCGATGGGTATCAGTTCAGTCCGGGTGGGCAGTGAGCAGGCGCTTGCTGGCGAGGCGGGGTATCCTTTAGATCTTCTGAGAATCTTTGCCGTGCGGGTAGATACAATAATACCGGAGGGAAGAAGGTGGCGCCGGATGGTCTTAACAGTTTCAGAAATTGATACTGCACTTTTACCAGCCAGTGACGAAAATCAGCGGATCATCACTGTAGAAGGGGGAGATGTCCGGATGGAAATAAAAATTGCTCTGCCCGATTCTACCGTGAAGTTGCCGGTTGACACTTGCCGGGAGTTTCTGAAGCCGACGGTAACCATTCAATCCACAGCTCCGGAAATTGTCCGGACTGCAAGACAGATTGTGAATGGAACTGACAATGCTGCTGCTGCGGTACAGGAGATCACCGACTGGGTTTTTCGGTCATTGCAGAAGGAGGCGGTGGCATCGCTCCCCAATGCGGTTGATGTGCTGAAAAACATGAAGGGTGATTGCAATGAGCATGCAGTGCTTTTTGCCGCCCTTTCCCGTGCTGCCGGCATACCGGCAAAGGTAGCTGTCGGATTGGTCTACCTTCGGGATGGATTTTATTATCATGCCTGGAATGAGGTTTATCTCGGGAAATGGGTTCCAGTGGATGCCACTTTTGGTGAGTTCCCGGCGAGTGCAGTCCGGTTAAAACTTGCTGAAGGGGAGCTGAGTGAACAGGCTCAGGTGTTGGGCGTGGTCAGCAGGATAAAAATTCGGGTGCTGGAATTTGAATAA
- the secG gene encoding preprotein translocase subunit SecG has protein sequence MYAILIFLHLLISILLVLVVLIQQPQKGGLGTILGGGESIFGGGGAAPLMAKITSALAVAFMLTSLGLVLMSAHRSRSAAPAGSSVRSDVNTVSVIDRGIDNVRSS, from the coding sequence ATGTACGCAATACTGATATTTCTGCATCTCTTGATATCAATTCTGCTGGTTCTGGTGGTACTGATACAGCAACCACAGAAGGGCGGACTCGGCACAATTTTAGGGGGCGGTGAGTCCATCTTCGGCGGCGGCGGCGCAGCACCACTGATGGCAAAAATTACATCAGCCTTGGCGGTGGCATTTATGCTTACCTCATTGGGACTGGTGCTCATGTCCGCCCATCGGAGCCGTTCGGCTGCGCCAGCTGGCAGTTCAGTCAGGTCTGATGTTAATACCGTCTCTGTAATTGACAGGGGGATAGACAATGTACGCAGTAGTTAA
- a CDS encoding T9SS type A sorting domain-containing protein, giving the protein MAGKVGVVIKNGVFLAILGVNFLPSSAFAQTWKIGDNKYLTRIYSVPVFFNSTKGESLKLMSDSVKRCYPDDNTYWTGSLAKKGNQYSKSSGTVRVSSEPSGGSDWWYQGWFKFNLSAIPDSSTIDTVALNFYCSNRSSQIPYAYVRLLPGDPASASDPTLWTWLTTGAIVSPARSIDLNWQTRGLNATGKAAVESCLGQNWIAFGLHEFTYRTGAWAEVKGHGSGENTPYLEIAYTLPARSDISMEEILEPGFVLPVGTIVTPTGRWRNRQPHPDNYYAWFIFINPAGQRTTLPAIQVLGQRGESDTVLFFTPFPLNDTGLWTVRCSTYTENDIDPNNDIRERYFRVVQNSGGNRFDVAITEITSPVGVIDTGTVVVPRARWRNQSVNPATFFAYCALINPEGVRIYTNSVLLSDFPPSADTTIEFTPYNVGYQTGQWAVVCSTVALGDTNPDNDWRWGSFSVAAGGGSPKGWHEVSSVPLPPSSKAVKDGGWLTYDQGSGLFFIVKGNKTGDFYSYDPVADTWRELCLWPGGIENKGPAKGATGAADGTGHVFAVKGNNTLGFWCYYIDGDSWHQLRDVPAGPSGKKVKGGSDMVVINQSGNQYVYLLKGYKNEFYRYHCNGDSWEQLPDAPQALHPKWDKGSWLAYDGNRYIYAHKAKYHEFWRFDLYTAAWDTHRLKGMPFLSRTGKNKKAKDGSSGAYLNGGVFALKGGNTCEFYRYEPEGDTWTELEPMPEVGSAGKRKRVKGGGDLVAVGENILYALKGNKTRELWYYCYVPEAEVSRNGVQSEITTPVFTEERFRIFPSPATEGVLVLEFEDGMRLPLPLKGVLYDNAGKLVQTFTINSHSVSFNFAQLPAGIYWVALENRSGSRFLRKIIIAR; this is encoded by the coding sequence ATGGCAGGCAAGGTAGGTGTAGTAATAAAAAACGGCGTATTCCTCGCCATTTTAGGCGTTAATTTCCTCCCTAGTTCAGCGTTTGCTCAAACTTGGAAAATTGGCGATAACAAATATCTTACTCGAATTTATTCCGTTCCAGTTTTCTTCAATTCGACCAAAGGAGAATCTCTCAAACTTATGTCCGACTCAGTCAAACGCTGCTATCCGGATGACAATACGTACTGGACAGGGTCTTTGGCAAAAAAGGGCAATCAGTATTCCAAATCATCCGGTACGGTAAGAGTAAGCAGTGAGCCATCCGGCGGATCTGACTGGTGGTATCAGGGCTGGTTCAAGTTCAACCTCTCTGCTATTCCCGACAGTTCAACAATTGATACCGTTGCATTAAACTTTTATTGTTCCAACCGTTCCTCCCAGATTCCCTATGCATATGTTCGCCTTCTGCCCGGTGATCCTGCTTCAGCCAGTGATCCAACCTTATGGACTTGGTTAACTACAGGTGCGATCGTAAGCCCAGCACGAAGTATTGATTTGAATTGGCAGACGCGCGGTTTGAATGCAACTGGGAAGGCAGCGGTGGAATCCTGCCTTGGTCAGAACTGGATAGCATTCGGGTTGCATGAATTCACTTACCGCACCGGTGCTTGGGCGGAAGTAAAAGGTCATGGAAGCGGGGAAAATACTCCATATCTAGAGATTGCATATACCTTGCCCGCCCGATCAGATATATCGATGGAGGAGATTCTCGAACCTGGATTTGTATTGCCAGTCGGAACGATAGTAACGCCTACCGGACGGTGGCGCAATCGTCAGCCTCACCCGGATAATTATTATGCCTGGTTTATTTTTATAAATCCTGCGGGGCAAAGAACAACTTTGCCCGCAATTCAGGTTTTGGGACAGCGCGGTGAGAGCGATACGGTGCTTTTCTTTACCCCGTTTCCTCTTAATGATACTGGTCTCTGGACGGTCAGGTGTTCTACTTATACTGAGAATGATATCGACCCGAACAATGATATCCGAGAGCGTTATTTCCGGGTCGTTCAGAATTCCGGAGGCAACCGGTTTGACGTGGCAATTACGGAGATCACCTCGCCTGTCGGTGTGATTGATACCGGTACAGTTGTTGTACCAAGAGCCCGCTGGCGCAATCAGTCCGTTAATCCCGCGACATTTTTTGCTTACTGTGCACTGATTAACCCTGAAGGGGTAAGGATATACACCAATTCGGTCCTGCTCAGTGATTTTCCACCATCGGCTGATACAACCATTGAATTTACACCTTATAATGTCGGGTACCAGACAGGACAGTGGGCGGTTGTCTGTTCCACTGTGGCTCTGGGCGACACAAATCCAGATAATGACTGGCGGTGGGGCAGTTTCAGTGTGGCTGCAGGCGGGGGGTCTCCGAAAGGCTGGCATGAAGTTTCGTCAGTCCCGCTACCTCCATCCAGCAAAGCAGTTAAAGATGGGGGGTGGCTGACTTACGACCAGGGCAGCGGTTTGTTCTTCATCGTCAAAGGAAATAAGACTGGTGATTTTTATTCCTATGATCCGGTAGCAGATACTTGGCGGGAACTGTGTCTATGGCCCGGCGGAATTGAAAATAAAGGACCGGCGAAAGGGGCAACTGGCGCGGCAGATGGCACAGGTCATGTTTTTGCAGTTAAGGGGAACAATACACTGGGATTTTGGTGCTATTATATCGACGGGGATTCTTGGCATCAGCTTCGTGATGTGCCGGCAGGACCTTCGGGAAAGAAAGTCAAGGGCGGTTCAGATATGGTGGTCATAAATCAGAGTGGAAATCAGTACGTGTATCTGCTGAAGGGTTATAAGAACGAGTTTTACCGTTATCACTGTAATGGCGACAGCTGGGAACAGTTGCCCGATGCACCACAGGCACTACATCCGAAATGGGACAAGGGTTCTTGGCTTGCATACGACGGTAACCGGTATATTTATGCCCATAAAGCCAAATATCACGAATTCTGGCGGTTTGATCTCTATACCGCCGCTTGGGATACCCATCGCCTTAAGGGTATGCCGTTTCTCAGTCGCACCGGTAAAAATAAAAAGGCAAAGGATGGTTCAAGCGGTGCTTATTTGAACGGAGGCGTTTTTGCGTTAAAAGGTGGCAACACCTGTGAGTTTTACCGGTATGAACCCGAGGGCGATACCTGGACTGAACTGGAGCCGATGCCGGAGGTGGGATCTGCAGGAAAGAGAAAAAGGGTTAAAGGTGGAGGAGATCTGGTGGCCGTTGGAGAAAATATCCTATATGCTCTCAAGGGTAACAAGACCCGTGAGTTGTGGTACTATTGCTATGTTCCCGAAGCAGAGGTGTCTAGGAATGGCGTTCAATCTGAAATTACGACGCCTGTCTTCACAGAAGAACGGTTCCGAATTTTCCCTAGTCCGGCGACAGAGGGTGTGCTTGTGCTTGAATTTGAGGATGGAATGCGTCTCCCGCTTCCACTGAAGGGTGTGCTTTATGACAATGCGGGCAAGCTGGTCCAGACCTTTACAATCAATTCTCATAGTGTCAGTTTTAATTTTGCCCAATTACCTGCAGGGATTTACTGGGTGGCACTTGAAAACCGGTCCGGATCACGGTTCCTCCGGAAGATCATAATTGCTCGGTAG
- a CDS encoding beta-ketoacyl-ACP synthase III produces MGYSAVIAGTGFDVPERVLTNEDLEKILDTSDEWITERTGMKERRIAGPTEAASDFACRAAQRALEEAGVRSEDLDLIIVATVTGDMPFPSTACIVQDRLGARNAAAMDLGAGCSGFIYGLTTARQFIATGTYRTILVIGVEVLSKITDWTDRSTAVLLADGAGAVVLRADQNQGRGIIATYLAADGSHGNDLYMPAGGSRIPASIESVQQRLHYLKMNGSAIFKVAVRSMADVVRRLLDQARLRAEDIKLVIPHQANLRIIEAMAKLLNFPMERVFVNIQKYANTSSASTIIALDEARKSGRVRQNDLIIMVAFGAGLTWGGVLIRL; encoded by the coding sequence ATCGGATATTCTGCAGTCATTGCCGGTACCGGGTTTGACGTTCCGGAAAGGGTTCTGACCAATGAGGACCTGGAGAAGATTCTGGATACATCCGATGAATGGATTACCGAGCGGACCGGAATGAAGGAACGCAGGATTGCAGGTCCCACTGAAGCCGCATCCGATTTTGCCTGCCGGGCAGCGCAACGGGCATTGGAGGAAGCAGGTGTCCGGTCCGAAGATCTGGATCTGATTATTGTTGCTACTGTGACCGGCGATATGCCATTTCCTTCAACTGCCTGTATTGTCCAGGATCGGTTGGGTGCCCGGAATGCCGCGGCGATGGATTTGGGTGCCGGATGTTCCGGTTTCATCTATGGTTTGACTACCGCCCGCCAGTTCATTGCTACAGGCACTTACCGGACCATTCTGGTTATCGGAGTTGAGGTTCTTTCCAAAATCACCGACTGGACCGACCGCAGTACCGCAGTACTGCTCGCTGATGGCGCGGGTGCCGTCGTGTTGCGTGCTGATCAAAATCAGGGGCGGGGAATCATTGCTACTTATCTGGCAGCAGACGGTTCCCATGGAAATGACTTATATATGCCAGCGGGGGGGTCGCGGATTCCGGCATCGATAGAATCGGTACAGCAACGGCTTCATTACCTGAAGATGAATGGCAGTGCTATTTTCAAGGTTGCGGTGCGTTCAATGGCGGATGTGGTGAGGCGGCTTCTGGACCAGGCAAGACTCCGGGCGGAAGACATAAAACTGGTCATTCCCCATCAGGCTAATCTCCGGATAATTGAGGCGATGGCAAAGTTGCTGAATTTTCCGATGGAGCGGGTATTCGTTAATATCCAGAAGTATGCGAATACATCATCGGCATCAACAATTATTGCTCTGGATGAGGCACGGAAATCGGGTCGGGTCCGGCAGAATGATCTGATAATCATGGTGGCTTTTGGCGCCGGCCTCACTTGGGGCGGAGTTTTAATCCGTCTGTAA
- the rplU gene encoding 50S ribosomal protein L21, with protein MYAVVNIAGFQYLVKPGEQITVPRLAGEPGTAMRFHNVLMLRTDDQAIVGTPTVPNAYVEANIIEHTRAKKVTTFKFIRRENYRRKKGHKQPLTRIQITKIGYEV; from the coding sequence ATGTACGCAGTAGTTAATATTGCTGGCTTTCAGTATCTGGTCAAACCCGGGGAGCAAATAACCGTACCCCGGCTTGCAGGCGAACCGGGCACAGCCATGCGTTTCCATAATGTCCTGATGTTACGGACTGATGATCAAGCAATTGTGGGGACACCAACTGTCCCCAATGCTTATGTCGAAGCAAATATCATTGAACACACCCGGGCAAAGAAGGTTACCACTTTCAAATTCATCCGCCGGGAAAACTATCGACGGAAAAAGGGGCACAAACAACCTTTAACTCGAATTCAAATTACCAAAATCGGGTACGAGGTGTAA
- a CDS encoding phosphoglycerate kinase: MPKLSVRSLPVRDRRVFVRVDFNVPMGENGVITDDTRIRSALPTIQYLLEQGATVILGSHLGKPKGKPDPNYSLRPVAEHLKQMLNGNLHFAPDCTGIDVIRFLQQVPPNSVTLLENLRFHHGEEKNDPDFARALATLGDFYVNDAFGTAHRAHASTAGMTVFFAQPAAGFLLERELQYLEPLLQTPVRPFLVIIGGAKVADKAGVIKNLLPRVDHLLLGGAVAFSFLKARGIPIGKSRWEPELMAEVEKLKDSPKLVLPVDVVTAANPDGAGTRIVPVEQIENDEAGFDIGPRTIEMFCELIATARTIVWAGPMGMFENQTFSHGSIAIARALAQATVRGAITIAGGGDTGAALKQAEVADRISHLSTGGSATLEFLEGRNLPGIAALADAP; this comes from the coding sequence ATGCCAAAGCTATCTGTCCGCAGCCTACCCGTTCGAGACCGACGGGTGTTTGTCCGCGTTGATTTCAATGTTCCCATGGGTGAAAATGGCGTCATTACTGATGACACCCGCATTCGCTCCGCCTTACCGACAATTCAATATCTTCTGGAACAAGGTGCAACCGTAATTCTTGGTTCTCATCTGGGCAAACCCAAGGGGAAGCCGGATCCGAATTACAGCCTCAGACCGGTCGCCGAACACCTGAAACAAATGTTAAACGGCAATCTGCACTTTGCCCCTGACTGCACTGGTATTGATGTGATCCGTTTCCTCCAGCAGGTTCCGCCTAATTCGGTCACCCTGCTCGAAAATCTGCGTTTTCATCATGGCGAAGAAAAAAACGACCCGGACTTCGCCCGGGCACTGGCAACACTGGGGGACTTCTATGTCAACGATGCCTTCGGTACCGCGCACCGTGCTCATGCCTCCACTGCCGGTATGACGGTATTCTTTGCCCAGCCCGCAGCCGGCTTCCTGTTGGAAAGGGAACTTCAATACCTAGAACCCCTGCTGCAGACACCGGTACGGCCTTTCTTGGTGATAATCGGCGGCGCCAAAGTGGCTGATAAAGCAGGAGTAATTAAAAATCTTCTGCCCCGCGTTGACCATTTGCTTCTTGGTGGTGCGGTTGCCTTCAGCTTTCTGAAAGCACGGGGAATTCCGATCGGAAAATCCCGCTGGGAGCCGGAACTGATGGCTGAAGTTGAGAAACTCAAGGACAGTCCGAAGCTGGTTCTGCCAGTTGATGTTGTAACGGCAGCAAATCCCGATGGTGCCGGCACTCGTATTGTTCCGGTAGAACAGATTGAAAACGACGAAGCCGGATTTGATATCGGCCCCCGCACAATTGAAATGTTTTGTGAGCTCATCGCCACTGCCCGAACCATAGTCTGGGCAGGTCCGATGGGCATGTTTGAGAACCAGACGTTCAGCCACGGTAGTATCGCCATTGCCCGGGCACTGGCACAGGCCACTGTTCGGGGCGCCATAACCATTGCCGGCGGTGGTGATACCGGGGCAGCACTCAAACAGGCAGAAGTGGCAGACCGAATCAGCCATCTCTCAACCGGCGGAAGCGCCACTCTGGAATTCCTTGAAGGCCGGAATTTACCCGGAATAGCCGCGCTCGCCGACGCACCATGA